From the genome of Eucalyptus grandis isolate ANBG69807.140 chromosome 2, ASM1654582v1, whole genome shotgun sequence, one region includes:
- the LOC104435143 gene encoding cytochrome P450 CYP749A22-like: MASQGIRGPPYKFIHGCTKEISKLKKDFMMKTNEPMTNVSHEILSTVEPHIHKWNKRYDTELVKEVLNNRDKTYVKPEFPEDVKKILGDGLVATEGKKWARQRRLAHLAFYGESLKGMIPAMVDSVHTLLERWQKLEAKEVELFKEFATITSDVISRTAFGSSYMEGRKISQIWSELTIVAYHDPNKNKRITIDDLVDECKTFYFVGQETTNSTLTWTLFFLAIHKDWQEEARKEVTDVCGNEDPNHEGIMKLKTVLVYHDLLGMLQHPHHAKVSPKFYKPYAQVGDVIKRALLEYKEEVTSSSFPSPAHSPYAISPADANGLLEELQNLGLEKAASAAAAVDMIINESLRLYPPVVSAIRKVVRQVTLGNLVLPQGIALHIPILTIHHSPRISGDDVHLFKPERFREGIAGAVSNDAAAFLPFGLGPRNCVGSNFATTEAKITLAMILRHYSFTVSPDYVHLPTQTFMIRPQHGLKVILHPL, translated from the exons ATGGCTTCACAAGGCATCAGAGGTCCTCCCTACAAGTTCATCCACGGCTGCACCAAGGAAATATCCAAGTTGAAGAAGGACTTCATGATGAAGACGAACGAGCCCATGACGAATGTCTCTCATGAGATTTTATCCACCGTTGAGCCTCACATTCACAAGTGGAATAAACGATATG ACACTGAGCTAGTGAAAGAGGTACTTAACAACAGAGATAAAACATATGTAAAGCCAGAATTCCCAGAGGACGTCAAGAAGATTCTTGGTGACGGACTTGTGGCGACCGAAGGCAAAAAATGGGCGAGGCAACGTAGGTTGGCGCATCTCGCCTTCTACGGGGAAAGCTTGAAG GGCATGATTCCAGCAATGGTGGATAGTGTTCACACGCTGCTCGAGAGATGGCAGAAGTTAGAAGCCAAAGAGGTCGAGCTGTTCAAAGAGTTTGCGACGATCACATCGGATGTGATCTCCAGGACAGCATTCGGAAGCAGCTACATGGAAGGGAGAAAGATTTCCCAAATTTGGAGCGAGTTGACTATTGTT GCCTATCATGATCCAAACAAGAACAAGAGAATCACGATCGATGATCTCGTGGACGAGTGCAAGACGTTCTATTTCGTGGGACAGGAAACTACGAATTCCACCCTCACTTGGACGctctttttccttgcaattCACAAGGATTGGCAAGAGGAGGCGAGAAAAGAGGTGACCGATGTATGTGGCAATGAAGATCCCAACCATGAAGGAATCATGAAACTCAAAACG GTTCTAGTATACCATGATCTGCTTGGAATGCTCCAGCACCCTCATCATGCCAag GTCTCGCCAAAATTCTACAAACCGTATGCCCAAGTTGGGGATGTTATCAAGAGAGCTCTTCTTGAATACAAGGAAGAAGTGACGAGCAGCTCGTTTCCTAGTCCTGCCCATAGCCCCTATGCAATCAGTCCTGCTGATGCCAATGGATTGCTTGAAGAGTTACAGAATCTGGGGTTGGAGAAGGCAGCATCGGCAGCTGCTGCT GTAGATATGATCATTAACGAATCGCTTCGACTATATCCTCCGGTCGTTAGCGCCATTAGAAAGGTCGTAAGGCAGGTCACATTGGGAAATCTTGTTCTTCCTCAGGGCATCGCCCTCCACATACCGATCCTGACGATTCACCACAGCCCTCGAATCTCGGGCGACGACGTGCATCTCTTCAAGCCGGAGAGGTTCAGGGAAGGGATCGCTGGAGCCGTGAGCAACGATGCCGCCGCGTTCCTCCCTTTCGGCTTGGGACCGCGAAACTGCGTGGGCTCAAATTTCGCGACGACCGAGGCGAAGATCACCCTCGCGATGATTCTGCGACACTACAGCTTTACTGTCTCACCGGACTACGTCCACTTGCCAACCCAGACCTTCATGATACGCCCTCAACATGGACTGAAAGTGATCCTTCATCCCCTCTAG